Proteins from one Bacillota bacterium genomic window:
- a CDS encoding NUDIX hydrolase: protein MSAVAFRLVLLLPGGAGAVPAGRLERLLAARGAGFEALPAGPPGEGPAELQERLLEALARHGVEAGEALLLAARYREEVLPAAGIGLLALLPRSCPPAPGETAFLGTGPAPRWSGPSRLLAMLDLLERLPPREPRRPQPRPGRPRAAGPAEARAAASVVLHDGAGRLFFVRRAEIPGSIAPGSWAFPGGMVDETDLPRGEADPGPLLLAAYRGSGARPGQLAALAAAARRELREETGLELGASRLLPLGRLLAPPYVPRRVETAYFLARYPEGERLRLSPEELAEARWLRPREALAGYREGRLFMTLPTLAALAPLVTLAAAGADRLEAETVRRPGGLIRPGSEVEWALRLLPPQESRT from the coding sequence TTGAGCGCGGTGGCCTTCCGGCTGGTCCTGCTCCTGCCCGGAGGCGCGGGCGCCGTCCCGGCCGGACGCCTCGAACGGCTGCTGGCGGCGCGGGGCGCCGGGTTCGAGGCGCTGCCGGCCGGGCCGCCGGGCGAGGGGCCGGCGGAGCTGCAGGAGCGGCTGCTGGAGGCGCTGGCGCGGCACGGCGTGGAGGCCGGCGAGGCGCTCCTCCTCGCCGCGCGCTACCGGGAGGAAGTGCTGCCCGCGGCGGGGATCGGCCTCCTCGCCCTGCTCCCCCGCAGCTGCCCGCCCGCCCCCGGCGAGACCGCCTTTCTCGGGACGGGGCCGGCGCCGCGCTGGAGCGGCCCCTCCCGCCTTCTCGCCATGCTGGACCTGCTGGAGCGGCTGCCGCCGCGCGAGCCGCGCCGGCCCCAGCCGCGCCCGGGGCGGCCGCGTGCCGCGGGCCCGGCGGAGGCGCGCGCCGCCGCCTCGGTCGTCCTCCACGACGGCGCGGGGCGGCTCTTTTTCGTGCGGCGAGCGGAGATCCCGGGCAGCATCGCGCCCGGCAGCTGGGCCTTTCCGGGCGGGATGGTGGACGAGACCGACCTCCCGCGGGGGGAGGCGGATCCCGGTCCCCTCCTCCTCGCCGCCTACCGCGGCAGCGGGGCGCGGCCCGGGCAGCTGGCTGCGCTGGCGGCGGCCGCGCGGCGCGAGTTGAGGGAGGAGACGGGGCTGGAGCTGGGGGCGTCGCGCCTCCTGCCCCTGGGCCGCCTGCTGGCGCCGCCCTACGTGCCGAGGAGGGTGGAGACCGCCTACTTCCTGGCGCGCTACCCGGAGGGCGAGCGCCTGCGCCTCTCGCCGGAGGAGCTGGCGGAGGCGCGCTGGCTCCGCCCGCGCGAGGCGCTGGCCGGCTACCGGGAGGGCCGGCTCTTCATGACGCTCCCCACGCTGGCGGCGCTGGCTCCGCTGGTGACCCTGGCCGCCGCGGGCGCCGACCGCCTCGAGGCCGAGACAGTCCGCCGCCCGGGCGGTCTCATCCGCCCGGGCAGTGAGGTGGAATGGGCACTCCGGCTCCTCCCGCCTCAGGAGAGCCGGACGTAG
- a CDS encoding non-heme iron oxygenase ferredoxin subunit, which translates to MWLRAVASDEVPEGRPERVVLQGRPIALCRVSGRLFAVDDTCSHEEASLSQGRLVGQSIQCPRHGSRFSLETGKPLSLPAYRPIRTYAVEEREGAIYVRLS; encoded by the coding sequence GTGTGGCTGCGGGCGGTGGCCTCGGACGAGGTGCCCGAGGGGCGGCCCGAGCGGGTGGTCCTCCAGGGGCGCCCCATCGCCCTCTGCCGGGTGAGCGGGAGGCTCTTCGCCGTGGACGACACGTGCTCCCACGAGGAGGCTTCGCTCTCCCAGGGCCGCCTGGTAGGCCAGAGCATCCAGTGCCCGCGGCACGGCTCGCGCTTCAGCCTCGAGACCGGCAAGCCGCTCTCGCTCCCGGCCTACCGGCCCATCCGCACCTACGCGGTCGAGGAGCGGGAGGGCGCGATCTACGTCCGGCTCTCCTGA
- the sufB gene encoding Fe-S cluster assembly protein SufB: MTVKSAPVDKGEYQWGFRDPVDRYAFKAPKGLSRQVVEEISRIKQEPEWMRDFRLHALEVFLAKPMPTWGVDLSEIDFDEITYFMRAADRPGDDWADVPEYIKKTFDRLGIPEAERKWLGGVSAQYESEVVYHSIREDLQKKGVIFVDTDTAVREYPELVREYFGTVVPPEDNKFAALNSAVWSGGSFIYVPRGVTVDIPLQAYFRINAERMGQFERTLIIVDEGAKVHYVEGCTAPTYSSDSLHSAVVEIVAKAGATVRYTTIQNWSNNVYNLVTKRAVAYAGATVEWVDGNLGSKATMKYPSVYLMEPGAKADILSIAFAGRGQIQDAGGKAIHVAPYTTSTIRSKSISKDGGVTLFRGLVEVAPEAHHVRSSTKCDALILDDLSKSDTVPTIHVGNDEVTIEHEATVSKLSEEQLFYLMSRGLTEEQAAHMIVMGFIEPFAKALPMEYAVELNRLIEMEMEGAVG; encoded by the coding sequence GTGACCGTCAAGTCCGCCCCCGTCGACAAGGGAGAGTACCAGTGGGGTTTCCGCGACCCCGTGGACCGATACGCCTTCAAGGCGCCCAAGGGGCTCTCGCGCCAGGTGGTGGAGGAGATCTCGCGCATCAAGCAGGAGCCGGAGTGGATGCGCGACTTCCGCCTGCACGCGCTGGAGGTCTTTCTGGCCAAGCCGATGCCCACCTGGGGCGTGGACCTCTCGGAGATCGACTTCGACGAGATCACGTACTTCATGCGCGCCGCCGACCGGCCGGGCGACGACTGGGCCGACGTGCCGGAGTACATCAAGAAGACCTTCGACCGCCTCGGCATCCCCGAGGCGGAGAGGAAGTGGCTGGGCGGCGTCTCGGCGCAGTACGAGTCGGAGGTCGTCTACCACTCCATTCGCGAGGACCTGCAGAAGAAGGGCGTCATCTTCGTCGACACCGACACCGCGGTGCGCGAGTACCCCGAGCTGGTCCGGGAGTATTTCGGCACCGTGGTGCCGCCCGAGGACAACAAGTTCGCCGCGCTCAACAGCGCCGTCTGGTCGGGCGGTTCTTTCATCTACGTGCCGCGCGGCGTCACCGTCGACATCCCGCTCCAGGCCTACTTCCGGATCAACGCCGAGCGCATGGGCCAGTTCGAGCGGACGCTGATCATCGTCGACGAGGGCGCCAAGGTCCACTACGTGGAGGGCTGCACCGCCCCTACCTACTCCAGCGACTCGCTCCATTCGGCGGTGGTGGAGATCGTGGCCAAGGCGGGCGCCACGGTCCGCTACACCACCATCCAGAACTGGTCCAACAACGTCTACAACCTGGTGACCAAACGGGCGGTGGCCTACGCCGGCGCCACGGTGGAGTGGGTGGACGGCAACCTGGGCTCCAAGGCGACCATGAAGTACCCCAGCGTCTATCTGATGGAGCCCGGCGCCAAGGCGGACATCCTCTCCATCGCCTTCGCCGGTCGCGGCCAGATCCAGGACGCGGGCGGCAAGGCGATCCACGTGGCGCCGTACACCACTTCCACCATCCGCTCCAAGTCCATCTCCAAGGACGGCGGCGTCACCCTCTTCCGCGGCCTGGTGGAGGTGGCGCCCGAGGCGCACCATGTGCGCTCCAGCACCAAGTGCGACGCGCTGATCCTGGACGACCTCTCCAAGTCCGACACGGTGCCGACAATCCACGTGGGCAACGACGAGGTGACCATCGAGCACGAGGCGACCGTCTCCAAGCTCTCCGAAGAGCAGCTCTTCTACCTGATGAGCCGCGGGCTGACCGAGGAGCAGGCGGCGCACATGATCGTCATGGGCTTCATCGAGCCCTTCGCCAAGGCGCTGCCCATGGAGTATGCGGTGGAGCTCAACCGGCTGATCGAGATGGAGATGGAGGGCGCGGTCGGTTGA